The DNA segment CCACGCGATAGGTCCCGTCGCTCCGGTACTCTCGCCACAGCTTGCTCGAGCTCGAATCGGGCTCTTCCCGCCGCCAAATGCCGACAAGATCTTCGGCGGCGGTGATCCGCTGCACCGCCGGGGTGAGATTGACCTTGGGGGCCACCGTTTCCGCAGCCGGGCGGACAGGCGCCTCGGTCGGCGGTGGCGCTAGGGTCGCGGCCGCGGGGGGCGTAGGCGAACAGGCTCCTGCCATCAGGATGGCGGCGCAAAGGAAGAATACGATCTTCATCTAAGCCGGTCTCCCTTCTTGTCTCGACCTGCATGTTGTCGGGTGGAAAGCTCCCATAGTTCGAAGGTGGGTTGCACCGTCCTCAGGGCGCTGAGCGGCGGTGGCACTCGGCGGTTGGCGAGTAGGCTACTGCCAGCCGATTCTATTGGAGGCTGGCGGGTCAGGCAACACCGATTTCCTCGGTCCGCTGCCACACAACCGCGCGGTCAGCCATGCCCTGGGCGAAGGGCCATGACAGGGCCCTGCTCGCCAGCCCGCGTCCGGGAGGTGGTCGCGACAGTAGCCTGGGAGACCGCGCTGAGTTGCTCGCCCGCCTCGGACACGAGCCAGACCTCACAGAGGCAGACGGCCTGACGTGTCGCCGACGACAAGACTCGGGGGCGGGCGACGCGTTGCCCGCTGGGCGCAGCCCGGGTCAAGTTGCTCTTGTATTCTGACGTCAGGATGGTTTGCCCGAGGACGGAGCAGGCGGTGAAGGAGATACGCAATCGGCTATGAAGCTCACGATGCCGCCATGGACGAAGCTGTGTTGTTGATTCAACCTGGGCGAGAGGGGGAGCGTCAACTTCGCTGTGGCCGCCTCAAAGGCTGTGAGTCCTGTGCCGAGCATGCGGCAGAGGGGCTGATCGGCCAGGACCGATCAGCCCAGATGTATCCGGTCGGGCACGCGCTCACCTCCATCCTTGCCGTGCCGTCAACCGCCGTCCGGATGGCGCGGCGGGCGGCCTCGGCTTGTGGCGGAAGCCCAGGCATGGCTGTGGCGGTGCATCTCTGCGCGCGGGTCCCTCACCGGCGCCGGCCGCCAGGCAAACTGCAATCGGCTCGAGCGATCCGTCCGGCGCGCCCACTCTCGGGTCTAGCGCTTCGGCCTGCGAGGGATCCAGCGAGGTGTCTGCGTCTTGTACTGGCGGTAGGTCTCACCAAATCGCCGATCGAGTTGGGGTTCCTCAAGCAGCACGGTGAAGGTGTGCAGAGCTAGCCACATCGTGCCGGCGTACAGCAAGATCCAGGCTGAGCGGAAGAGGATCGCTTCGGCGAAGAGGATCAGGAGTGCACCGACGTACATCGGATTCCTGACAAACTGGTACAGGCCTTCCGCCACGAAGTTCTGGGGAGGCTGGATGGGAACCGGGGTCCCACGGCCCTTGGCAACAAAGGTAACGGATACCCAAACGACCATGCCGGCGCCCAGCAGCGCCAGGGCAATCAGGACGACTCCCAGCAGGCCCTGAGGCTCGATCATGCCTCCGGTCGCCTGAAGGATCAGGTATGGGATGACCAGGACTGCCACGCCAGGGACTAGCATCGTGGCCAGGGCGGTGACCAGGATGTTCTTCATGATCCTCCTCCGAACTCAGCGAGCTCGGGCGAGCCGGCGGCCTGGGCGGCATCCGGCCGTATGGACCTGGCCTTGGAGTCGCTCAGTGTTTCCGGATCAGCCTCATTCTCGCGCCGGAGTCGTAGGCGGTAAGGCGCTGGGTCAACGGGTCGCCAGGCGCCCTGGTGGCGGCGCAGGCAGCCGAGAGTCTCCCCTGGCGTCAGCCGCCTGGACATGCTCCGTTCCAAGCACATGTGAACTCAGGGCCCGCCTCGCCGGCGGTTGGGGGCTTCCGATCCGACCATCTCGGGGTCAGCCGGCCGCCAGAATGCTCTTTGCCCAGTCGGCCGCGCGCTGGAGTTCACCTTCCTTGAGTGGTCCTTCGGTGTCTTGCACGAAGAAACCTTCAGGCGGCACAATGAGATCCCCGCCGGCTTTCTTGAGACGTTCGGCGATGGGCTTGGCAGCATAGCCTCCCGTCTTCACAATGAAGCGCACCGCCGAAGAGTCGATGTCCTCCACCGCCAGACGGGTATCGAAGGCGGCTACGCGGATGCCGTTCAGCGACTCCGGCGGGAGGCTCTTGAGGAATTCGGCGAGGGCGTCCGTCGGCCGGAATCCCCGGGTGGGAGAGCCAACAACCAGCAGGTCCATTCCCTTCCACGGTTCGGCTGACAGCTTGCTCACCTGAATGATGCCGGCCTCGTCCGGGGTGCCCAGCGCGCCTCCGATGGCCAGAGCGATCTGCCCTGTGTTGCCGAACACCGAATCGTAGATCACGAGCGCCTTCATGGAAGTTGGCCTCCGCCTGTGCGTTCATCTTACCAAGGGTCTGCGATCACGGCCCGAGAGCCAACGCCTCGAGGTCTTCTGGGGCGGGTGGATCCGCCCAGCAAGGAAGATGAGCCCGGGCGAAGACCCCGCTTTGCAAAGCCTGGGGAACTTCGCCCGCGCCGGCTGCGGGTCTGATGCCTGACGGGCCTGTGCACGTGCCTTCCTGCCGGCATGGGTGTCGCCTGTCGCCGCGGCCCTCCGGCCAACTGGAAGCACGCCGACGTGCGGGCGGCGCAACCCTTCGGTTGTGTTCGGCGCCCATGGTGGCTGGCCAAGAGCTCACAGCTGTTGCGAGTCGAAGATCAGCGGAGCCATGACGGCAGGCTATGCTCAGTCGACGAACTTGTCGACCCCATCCAGAGGAGAACGCCTGTTGCCGC comes from the Anaerolineales bacterium genome and includes:
- a CDS encoding isoprenylcysteine carboxylmethyltransferase family protein, which produces MKNILVTALATMLVPGVAVLVIPYLILQATGGMIEPQGLLGVVLIALALLGAGMVVWVSVTFVAKGRGTPVPIQPPQNFVAEGLYQFVRNPMYVGALLILFAEAILFRSAWILLYAGTMWLALHTFTVLLEEPQLDRRFGETYRQYKTQTPRWIPRRPKR